One Chroicocephalus ridibundus chromosome 22, bChrRid1.1, whole genome shotgun sequence DNA window includes the following coding sequences:
- the PEAK3 gene encoding protein PEAK3 isoform X2: MAGAGGTWAGEREPLPSREMELEPPRPPPLPGKTQRAVVRARCASLDLGAPGPPAPMPDTPGDPPPRPPASALIYSNVGELRAHLVPRKASRGEGARRAPSQPSRDPLPPPLPKKQLQRAESLPEQGPSRHWQGDPTPWAASSLSSIPPPHPPHEEGAPSSIPPRDRPSWGPKRPLTKSQSLGEPVARSSPSPSPAEVTFGTADGELGRLLESPAGVCGVVLGCQVATLARLSARIQEKLLGSEERQRLLEAELAGKGWAAFSVLEREPCCQSGDAWYFPVGFTFEQSQLVFAAKVPKPCCASLGVQSSLGAHCSIQRLISRFTDRLPWELVFPESTEEQSQSPSGEEPAHLPTCPVLQVFISPEVPYQTLAGFVKGTHSLHRTSPGHYERLACLLLLQSQQGKEASLGLSLPRLLISSFFKVKDKQRSCSTSQEQEWTKGLAAPPTPVADELNVGMLIYQILHVDISLENTLGFRSNRLPEIPSLSIYSTGLKRLAMLLLHTDPCKRVSIEQARSILQVLLWGPRQELFARSKKSLTLLRNWVEVKRALLLLKFAENSAGVAGSPGLEEWLCCQYFKEVTEHTLYQVTQALYAP; the protein is encoded by the exons ATGGCCGGCGCCGGGGGAACCTGGGCCGGGGAGCGGGAGCCACTGCCGAGCCGGGAGATGGAGCTGGAACCCCCCAgacccccgccgctgccgggaaAAACTCAGAG ggccGTCGTGCGCGCCCGCTGCGCCAGCCTGGACCTGGGAGCCCCCGGACCACCAGCCCCCATGCCGGACACCCCAGGGGACCCCCCGCCTCGACCCCCCGCCTCGGCCCTCATCTACAGCAACGTGG gagaACTGCGGGCCCACCTCGTCCCCCGCAAGGCTAGCCGAGGGGAAGGAGCCAGGAGAGCCCCCTCTCAGCCCAGCCGGGACCCCCTGCCTCCCCCATTGCCGAAAAAGCAGCTCCAGCGAGCCGAGTCCCTCCCGGAGCAGGGGCCATCCCGGCACTGGCAGGGTGACCCCACACCATGGGCCGCCAGCAGCCTCTccagcatcccaccaccccatccgCCGCACGAGGAGGgggctcccagctccatccccccgCGCGATAGACCCTCCTGGGGACCCAAGAGGCCCCTGACCAAGTCCCAAAGCCTGGGGGAACCGGTGGCCCGGAGCAGCCCGTCGCCCAGCCCGGCAGAGGTGACATTCGGGACGGCGGACGGCGAGCTGGGGCGGCTCCTGGAGAGCCCGGCCGGGGTGTGCGGGGTGGTGTTGGGGTGCCAGGTGGCCACCCTGGCCCGGCTCTCGGCTCGCATCCAGGAGAAGCTCCTGGGGTCGGAGGAGCGGCAgcggctgctggaggcagagctggcggggaagggctgggcagcGTTCAGCGTCCTGGAGCGGGAGCCGTGCTGCCAGAGCGGGGACGCCTGGTATTTCCCAGTGGGCTTCACTTTTGAGCAAAGCCAACTGGTGTTCGCAGCCAAG GTCCCCAAGCCGTGCTGCGCCAGCCTGGGGGTGCAGAGCTCCCTCGGGGCCCACTGCAGCATCCAGCGCCTCATCAGCCGCTTCACCGACCGCCTCCCTTGGGAGCTGGTGTTCCCGGAAAGCACCGAGGAGCAGAGTCAGTCCCCTTCCGGAGAGGAGCCAGCCCATCTTCCCACCTGCCCTGTCCTGCAGGTCTTTATTTCTCCTGAGGTTCCCTACCAGACCCTGGCAGGCTTTGTGAAGGGAACCCACAGTTTGCACAGGACCAGCCCTGGGCACTACGAACGCCTGgcttgcctcctcctcctgcag AGCCAGCAAGGCAAGGAGGCATCCCTGGGGCTGTCCCTTCCAAGGCTGCTCATCAGCAGCTTCTTCAAAGTTAAAGACAAGCAAAGATCTTGTTCCACCAGCCAAGAGCAGGAGTGGACTAAGGGGCTTGCTGCACCACCCACCCCAGTAGCAGACGAGCTGAACGTAGGCATGCTGATCTATCAGATCTTGCACgtggacatctctctggagaacACCTTGGGGTTCAGAAGCAATAGACTTCCTGAAATCCCTTCCCTGTCCATCTATTCCACGGGACTCAAGCGCCTGGCCATGCTACTTCTCCACACAGATCCCTGCAAGAGGGTCTCCATCGAGCAGGCAAGGAGCATCCTGCAGGTCCTGCTCTGGGGGCCTCGCCAGGAGCTCTTCGCCAGGAGTAAGAAGTCCCTCACCCTGCTCCGGAACTGGGTGGAGGTGAAAagggctctgctgctcctgaagtTTGCGGAGAATTCGGCCGGGGTGGCGGGGAGTCCTGGCCTCGAGGAGTGGTTGTGCTGCCAGTACTTCAAGGAGGTCACCGAACACACACTCTACCAAGTCACCCAGGCTCTCTACGCTCCCTGA
- the PEAK3 gene encoding protein PEAK3 isoform X1: protein MAGAGGTWAGEREPLPSREMELEPPRPPPLPGKTQRAVVRARCASLDLGAPGPPAPMPDTPGDPPPRPPASALIYSNVGELRAHLVPRKASRGEGARRAPSQPSRDPLPPPLPKKQLQRAESLPEQGPSRHWQGDPTPWAASSLSSIPPPHPPHEEGAPSSIPPRDRPSWGPKRPLTKSQSLGEPVARSSPSPSPAEVTFGTADGELGRLLESPAGVCGVVLGCQVATLARLSARIQEKLLGSEERQRLLEAELAGKGWAAFSVLEREPCCQSGDAWYFPVGFTFEQSQLVFAAKVPKPCCASLGVQSSLGAHCSIQRLISRFTDRLPWELVFPESTEEQSQSPSGEEPAHLPTCPVLQVFISPEVPYQTLAGFVKGTHSLHRTSPGHYERLACLLLLQVCMGLEHLQVQNMGQGDLCPENLLLVQCPCLPQSQQGKEASLGLSLPRLLISSFFKVKDKQRSCSTSQEQEWTKGLAAPPTPVADELNVGMLIYQILHVDISLENTLGFRSNRLPEIPSLSIYSTGLKRLAMLLLHTDPCKRVSIEQARSILQVLLWGPRQELFARSKKSLTLLRNWVEVKRALLLLKFAENSAGVAGSPGLEEWLCCQYFKEVTEHTLYQVTQALYAP from the exons ATGGCCGGCGCCGGGGGAACCTGGGCCGGGGAGCGGGAGCCACTGCCGAGCCGGGAGATGGAGCTGGAACCCCCCAgacccccgccgctgccgggaaAAACTCAGAG ggccGTCGTGCGCGCCCGCTGCGCCAGCCTGGACCTGGGAGCCCCCGGACCACCAGCCCCCATGCCGGACACCCCAGGGGACCCCCCGCCTCGACCCCCCGCCTCGGCCCTCATCTACAGCAACGTGG gagaACTGCGGGCCCACCTCGTCCCCCGCAAGGCTAGCCGAGGGGAAGGAGCCAGGAGAGCCCCCTCTCAGCCCAGCCGGGACCCCCTGCCTCCCCCATTGCCGAAAAAGCAGCTCCAGCGAGCCGAGTCCCTCCCGGAGCAGGGGCCATCCCGGCACTGGCAGGGTGACCCCACACCATGGGCCGCCAGCAGCCTCTccagcatcccaccaccccatccgCCGCACGAGGAGGgggctcccagctccatccccccgCGCGATAGACCCTCCTGGGGACCCAAGAGGCCCCTGACCAAGTCCCAAAGCCTGGGGGAACCGGTGGCCCGGAGCAGCCCGTCGCCCAGCCCGGCAGAGGTGACATTCGGGACGGCGGACGGCGAGCTGGGGCGGCTCCTGGAGAGCCCGGCCGGGGTGTGCGGGGTGGTGTTGGGGTGCCAGGTGGCCACCCTGGCCCGGCTCTCGGCTCGCATCCAGGAGAAGCTCCTGGGGTCGGAGGAGCGGCAgcggctgctggaggcagagctggcggggaagggctgggcagcGTTCAGCGTCCTGGAGCGGGAGCCGTGCTGCCAGAGCGGGGACGCCTGGTATTTCCCAGTGGGCTTCACTTTTGAGCAAAGCCAACTGGTGTTCGCAGCCAAG GTCCCCAAGCCGTGCTGCGCCAGCCTGGGGGTGCAGAGCTCCCTCGGGGCCCACTGCAGCATCCAGCGCCTCATCAGCCGCTTCACCGACCGCCTCCCTTGGGAGCTGGTGTTCCCGGAAAGCACCGAGGAGCAGAGTCAGTCCCCTTCCGGAGAGGAGCCAGCCCATCTTCCCACCTGCCCTGTCCTGCAGGTCTTTATTTCTCCTGAGGTTCCCTACCAGACCCTGGCAGGCTTTGTGAAGGGAACCCACAGTTTGCACAGGACCAGCCCTGGGCACTACGAACGCCTGgcttgcctcctcctcctgcaggtgtgcatggggctggagcacctccagGTGCAGAACATGGGGCAGGGGGACCTCTGCCCCGAGAACCTGCTGCTGGTGCAGTGCCCATGTCTTCCCCAGAGCCAGCAAGGCAAGGAGGCATCCCTGGGGCTGTCCCTTCCAAGGCTGCTCATCAGCAGCTTCTTCAAAGTTAAAGACAAGCAAAGATCTTGTTCCACCAGCCAAGAGCAGGAGTGGACTAAGGGGCTTGCTGCACCACCCACCCCAGTAGCAGACGAGCTGAACGTAGGCATGCTGATCTATCAGATCTTGCACgtggacatctctctggagaacACCTTGGGGTTCAGAAGCAATAGACTTCCTGAAATCCCTTCCCTGTCCATCTATTCCACGGGACTCAAGCGCCTGGCCATGCTACTTCTCCACACAGATCCCTGCAAGAGGGTCTCCATCGAGCAGGCAAGGAGCATCCTGCAGGTCCTGCTCTGGGGGCCTCGCCAGGAGCTCTTCGCCAGGAGTAAGAAGTCCCTCACCCTGCTCCGGAACTGGGTGGAGGTGAAAagggctctgctgctcctgaagtTTGCGGAGAATTCGGCCGGGGTGGCGGGGAGTCCTGGCCTCGAGGAGTGGTTGTGCTGCCAGTACTTCAAGGAGGTCACCGAACACACACTCTACCAAGTCACCCAGGCTCTCTACGCTCCCTGA
- the PEAK3 gene encoding protein PEAK3 isoform X3, translated as MPDTPGDPPPRPPASALIYSNVGELRAHLVPRKASRGEGARRAPSQPSRDPLPPPLPKKQLQRAESLPEQGPSRHWQGDPTPWAASSLSSIPPPHPPHEEGAPSSIPPRDRPSWGPKRPLTKSQSLGEPVARSSPSPSPAEVTFGTADGELGRLLESPAGVCGVVLGCQVATLARLSARIQEKLLGSEERQRLLEAELAGKGWAAFSVLEREPCCQSGDAWYFPVGFTFEQSQLVFAAKVPKPCCASLGVQSSLGAHCSIQRLISRFTDRLPWELVFPESTEEQSQSPSGEEPAHLPTCPVLQVFISPEVPYQTLAGFVKGTHSLHRTSPGHYERLACLLLLQVCMGLEHLQVQNMGQGDLCPENLLLVQCPCLPQSQQGKEASLGLSLPRLLISSFFKVKDKQRSCSTSQEQEWTKGLAAPPTPVADELNVGMLIYQILHVDISLENTLGFRSNRLPEIPSLSIYSTGLKRLAMLLLHTDPCKRVSIEQARSILQVLLWGPRQELFARSKKSLTLLRNWVEVKRALLLLKFAENSAGVAGSPGLEEWLCCQYFKEVTEHTLYQVTQALYAP; from the exons ATGCCGGACACCCCAGGGGACCCCCCGCCTCGACCCCCCGCCTCGGCCCTCATCTACAGCAACGTGG gagaACTGCGGGCCCACCTCGTCCCCCGCAAGGCTAGCCGAGGGGAAGGAGCCAGGAGAGCCCCCTCTCAGCCCAGCCGGGACCCCCTGCCTCCCCCATTGCCGAAAAAGCAGCTCCAGCGAGCCGAGTCCCTCCCGGAGCAGGGGCCATCCCGGCACTGGCAGGGTGACCCCACACCATGGGCCGCCAGCAGCCTCTccagcatcccaccaccccatccgCCGCACGAGGAGGgggctcccagctccatccccccgCGCGATAGACCCTCCTGGGGACCCAAGAGGCCCCTGACCAAGTCCCAAAGCCTGGGGGAACCGGTGGCCCGGAGCAGCCCGTCGCCCAGCCCGGCAGAGGTGACATTCGGGACGGCGGACGGCGAGCTGGGGCGGCTCCTGGAGAGCCCGGCCGGGGTGTGCGGGGTGGTGTTGGGGTGCCAGGTGGCCACCCTGGCCCGGCTCTCGGCTCGCATCCAGGAGAAGCTCCTGGGGTCGGAGGAGCGGCAgcggctgctggaggcagagctggcggggaagggctgggcagcGTTCAGCGTCCTGGAGCGGGAGCCGTGCTGCCAGAGCGGGGACGCCTGGTATTTCCCAGTGGGCTTCACTTTTGAGCAAAGCCAACTGGTGTTCGCAGCCAAG GTCCCCAAGCCGTGCTGCGCCAGCCTGGGGGTGCAGAGCTCCCTCGGGGCCCACTGCAGCATCCAGCGCCTCATCAGCCGCTTCACCGACCGCCTCCCTTGGGAGCTGGTGTTCCCGGAAAGCACCGAGGAGCAGAGTCAGTCCCCTTCCGGAGAGGAGCCAGCCCATCTTCCCACCTGCCCTGTCCTGCAGGTCTTTATTTCTCCTGAGGTTCCCTACCAGACCCTGGCAGGCTTTGTGAAGGGAACCCACAGTTTGCACAGGACCAGCCCTGGGCACTACGAACGCCTGgcttgcctcctcctcctgcaggtgtgcatggggctggagcacctccagGTGCAGAACATGGGGCAGGGGGACCTCTGCCCCGAGAACCTGCTGCTGGTGCAGTGCCCATGTCTTCCCCAGAGCCAGCAAGGCAAGGAGGCATCCCTGGGGCTGTCCCTTCCAAGGCTGCTCATCAGCAGCTTCTTCAAAGTTAAAGACAAGCAAAGATCTTGTTCCACCAGCCAAGAGCAGGAGTGGACTAAGGGGCTTGCTGCACCACCCACCCCAGTAGCAGACGAGCTGAACGTAGGCATGCTGATCTATCAGATCTTGCACgtggacatctctctggagaacACCTTGGGGTTCAGAAGCAATAGACTTCCTGAAATCCCTTCCCTGTCCATCTATTCCACGGGACTCAAGCGCCTGGCCATGCTACTTCTCCACACAGATCCCTGCAAGAGGGTCTCCATCGAGCAGGCAAGGAGCATCCTGCAGGTCCTGCTCTGGGGGCCTCGCCAGGAGCTCTTCGCCAGGAGTAAGAAGTCCCTCACCCTGCTCCGGAACTGGGTGGAGGTGAAAagggctctgctgctcctgaagtTTGCGGAGAATTCGGCCGGGGTGGCGGGGAGTCCTGGCCTCGAGGAGTGGTTGTGCTGCCAGTACTTCAAGGAGGTCACCGAACACACACTCTACCAAGTCACCCAGGCTCTCTACGCTCCCTGA
- the LINGO3 gene encoding leucine-rich repeat and immunoglobulin-like domain-containing nogo receptor-interacting protein 3 produces the protein MLYTMTWWLLVLLLHLVLLSPPRVAACPARCECAPQIKSVVCHRKRLTSIPEGIPTETKILELNKNRIRCLNPGDLSPYPLLEELDFSENIISNVEPGAFSNLFNLQTLRLRGNQLKLIPPGVFTKLTNLTLLDISENKLVILLDYMFQDLRNLKSLEVGDNDLVYISQRAFSGLLGLEQLTIEKCNLTSISAESLSYLQNLEVLRLRHLSISALEDQNFKKLYNLLQLEIDNWPLLEDVSPTSFQGLNLTSLSITYTNITAVPAAALRNLVYLRYLNLSYNPISTVLKGSFKDLIRLQELHIVGALLVSVEPQAFSGLRQIRLLNLSSNFLSTLEESTFHSVNTLETLRVDRNPLACDCRLLWILQRRKTLNFDGQQPMCSSPPEIQGNALRDFPDSVLFEYFTCQKPKIKDRKLQHVTAREGQSVSFLCRADGEPDPSIAWVSPQHRMITTRSTGRATVLPGGTLEIRFAQVQDSGTYICIASNAGGNDTYFATLTVKGRPADGSHYANRTLYLSEFNDTSHNDTQVFLKFTLDLKTILVSTAMGCITFLGVVLFCFLLLFVWSRGRGQHKNNFSVEYSFRKVDGPTTTTGQGGARKFNMKMI, from the coding sequence ATGCTCTACACAATGACATGGTGGCTCCTGGTCCTGCTCCTCCACCTGGTCCTGCTGAGCCCCCCGCGGGtggcagcctgccctgcccgctgCGAGTGCGCCCCGCAGATCAAGTCGGTGGTGTGTCACCGCAAGcggctcacctccatccccgagGGCATCCCCACCGAGACCAAGATCCTGGAGCTCAACAAGAACCGCATCCGCTGCCTGAACCCGGGGGACCTTTCCCCGTACCCGCTGCTGGAAGAGCTGGATTTCAGCGAGAACATCATCTCCAATGTGGAGCCGGGCGCCTTCAGCAACCTGTTCAACCTGCAGACCTTGCGGCTGCGGGGGAACCAGCTCAAGCTCATCCCCCCGGGGGTCTTCACCAAGCTGACCAACCTCACCCTCCTGGACATCAGCGAGAACAAACTCGTCATCCTGCTGGACTACATGTTCCAGGACCTGCGAAACCTGAAGAGCCTGGAGGTGGGCGATAACGACTTGGTGTACATCTCCCAACGGGCTTTCTCGGGGCTGCTGGGCCTGGAGCAGCTGACCATTGAAAAGTGCAACCTGACCTCCATCTCGGCCGAGTCGCTCTCCTACCTCCAGAACCTGGAGGTGCTGCGGCTCCGGCACCTCAGCATCTCCGCGCTGGAGGACCAAAACTTCAAGAAACTCTACaacctcctgcagctggagatcGACAACTGGCCGCTGCTGGAAGACGTCTCCCCCACCAGCTTCCAGGGCCTGAACCTCACCTCGCTCTCCATCACCTACACCAACATCACAGCAGTGCCCGCCGCTGCCTTGAGGAACCTGGTGTACCTCCGGTACCTGAACCTGTCCTACAACCCCATTAGCACTGTGCTGAAGGGCTCCTTTAAAGACCTCATCCGGCTCCAGGAGCTCCACATCGTGGGCGCTCTCTTGGTGTCTGTGGAGCCACAGGCTTTCTCCGGCCTGAGACAAATCCGGCTGCTCAACCTCTCCAGCAACTTTCTCTCCACGCTGGAGGAGAGCACCTTCCACTCCGTCAACACGCTGGAGACGCTGCGGGTGGACAGGAACCCCCTGGCCTGCGACTGCCGCCTCCTCTGGATCCTGCAGCGACGGAAGACGCTCAACTTTGATGGGCAGCAGCCCATGTGCTCCTCGCCACCTGAAATCCAGGGCAATGCCCTGCGTGACTTCCCGGACTCCGTGCTCTTCGAGTATTTCACCTGCCAGAAGCCCAAGATAAAAGATCGGAAGCTGCAGCACGTGACGGCCCGGGAAGGGCAGTCCGTATCCTTCCTTTGCCGGGCAGACGGGGAGCCGGACCCCTCCATCGCCTGGGTGTCCCCCCAGCATCGCATGATCACCACCCGCAGCACGGGGCGGGCGACCGTGCTGCCCGGGGGCACCCTGGAGATCCGCTTCGCCCAAGTGCAGGACAGCGGCACCTACATCTGCATCGCCAGCAACGCAGGGGGCAACGACACCTACTTCGCCACCCTGACGGTCAAGGGGCGCCCGGCCGATGGATCCCACTACGCAAACCGGACTTTGTACCTCAGCGAGTTCAACGACACCTCCCACAACGACACGCAAGTCTTCTTGAAGTTTACGTTGGACCTCAAGACCATCCTGGTCTCCACGGCCATGGGCTGCATCACCTTCCTGGGCGTGGtgctcttctgcttcctcctcctcttcgtcTGGAGCCGGGGCCGAGGGCAGCACAAGAACAACTTCTCGGTGGAGTACTCCTTCCGCAAGGTGGAcggtcccaccaccaccaccggccAAGGAGGAGCCAGGAAGTTCAACATGAAGATGATCTGA